Sequence from the Fictibacillus arsenicus genome:
TCCTGGCGTGTAGATGTCTTCACCAATCTCGTAATCCGGGTTATTGTTTTCGTGATGCTCTACAAGCGTTCCGAAGATATCAGACATCGCTTCGTTTAGAGCACCTGACTCATTTTGATAGATCAAATCAGATGAGAAGTCTGTAACAGCATGTGTTAATTCATGAGCTACAACATCCAGACCGCCGGAAAGTGAAACGAATGTTGTTCCATCACCATCTCCGTATACCATCTGCTGACCGTTCCAGAATGCGTTGTTGTAGTTGCGACCGTAGTGGACAGAAGATTTAAGCGCAGCCCCATTATTGTCATACGAGTTACGGTTAAATACTTCTTTATAATAATCGTAAGTCGCACCTGCATAAACGTGAGCATCTACAGCTGCCCGATCATATGAAGCATTGAACTGGTTATCCGCATCCGCCCAAAGGCTGCCCGGCAGCTGCTGGCGATTCTTTGCATCGTACGTGAATACACCGTTTCCTCTTGTGTTATCTTGCAGGTAGTACGTTCCGTTTGATAATAACGTGTTCAGCGACTTCGTGTCACCAAGGACACCAGTTCCAGAGCCGACAGCATCTGTTCCAACTAATGTACCTCCTCCGCCTCCAGGAGGTGCTTTGTGACCGCCGTTCGCTTCATCTAAATCATTGTAAGAATTGAGAATCTTTCCTGTTTTTGCATCTACAAAATAGTTGTAGTTGCCTGGTTCAGGAGATAAGAAGTTCAGGTTTACGAGATAAGCATAAGCTGCTTCGTCCCCTTGTGTGTAAACCACCAAATCTGAAGTTGGATCTGCTTCATATTCAGGTGTGAAACCTAGATCTGCAACTGCTGCTTCAACTGCTTTGGAAGCTGTAATCTTTTTCCCAAACCCTAGTCCAGGCTTGTCCTGCAGATTCGGAACCACTGTTCCAGAGAATACAAGAAGCTCTCCTTTATCGTTCACATGAGCGACTTGTGTGGAGCCCCAAACCGGTACTCCTTTATATGTTTGCTGAAGGCGGACCATTTGGCGCCCAAGCTCATCTTTCGTTACTGATTTTACTGAGAAAGCTTCACCCGCTTTTTGGCTTCCGAGTTTGAAAGTCTGGGATTCTTTTTGAATATATGTAAGAACCACATCTTTAGCGGATTTGCTTGTAGCCTCAGACAATTTACCTGATACGAATGATGGTGTACCCATAAAACTGTTAAATTGCTTTGTCGATAAAACGTTAACCGGTGAATCTGCTGATGCTTGTCCTCCTGCTAACGGACTTACTGCCAACCCCAATGCTAAACCCAATGCTGCAAATCTCTTTGTGTTCATCCCTGTTCAATCCCCTTTGCTTTATGTAATTTTTTTGAAGCCAGTGGATTCATGTTACCATTATTTATTTTATTTTCAAACTATTTAAAAAATTTTGATTATAATTCACCAGTTGAAAGCTTGTTTTCATAAAAACAGGTAATTAGACACATAAAAAAAGAAGCGTTTCATAAGGAAACACTTCTTTAGAGAGGAGATATAAAGTAAAACTGGGACAAGAGAAAAGGCTTTGCATGCAGATAGTTGTTAACCGTACAAAAAATCGACTTAACCGAACAAAAAAGCAGGGTCACCGAACAAAAAATAATTTTCGCTCCTACTACTGTATTGACATCAAAAAAAAGCCAGCCATCATGGCCGGCTTTTTCTTCAGCTATTTCATTTTTCTGCCTTTAAAGAAGTTCAATAGGAAGACGATCACAGCGATGACGAGAAGAATATGGATGATTCCGCCTGCGACGTCGAAAAGAAAACCTAGCAGCCATAATACTAATAAAATTGCGGCTATTGTCCAAAGCATGAGTTCGACATCCTTTCAAATTGTATTCTTGCAACTAGTTATAGATTTCCCGAACCATCGTTGTTATAAACGCTTTTACAATAAAAATGAAAGGCTCTTTTCTAAAAAAGAATGTTGCTACAGAGTGATCTTAAGAAATGCTTCATTGAAAGTTAATTGGAGCGAAAGGGCGAGACTCCTGCAGGATGAGTGGGACAGGTGAGACCATTCAATGACGCAAAGCGTCGAATGAGCTCACCGCACACCCTGCGGAAAGCGAGTCCTGCAGCGGAAATTAGCCTCTATCAAAAGCAACAAAGTTTAGCCAAATGAAAAGAACCCTCTCATCGAGGGTTCTTGGATTAAAAATATTATGCTAAATTACTTTTTAATGATTGCTCTTTCGCTGGTGTTGTTTCCACACCTTCGTTTACACGCTCGATGTCAGCACCTAATGCAGCAAGTTTTCCAGTAAAATCAACGTATCCGCGGTCAATGTGCTTCAATTCAGTTACGCGAGTATAACCTTCTGCAACAAGCCCAGCAAGTACTAAAGCAGCACCTGCGCGAAGATCAGTTGAAGCAACCTCAGCACCTTGAAGATTTACAGGTCCGTTGATTACAGAAGAACGGCCTTCAATTTTAATGTCACCATTCATGCGGCGGAATTCTTCCACGTGCATGAAGCGGTTTTCAAACACAGTTTCCGTAATAACACTCGTTCCGTTTGCACGAAGCAATAGTGCCATCATTTGCGACTGAAGATCAGTCGGGAATCCTGGGTGAGGCATTGTTTTAATATCAACAGGCTTTAATTCACGAGGTCCGCGAACACGAAGTCCTTGGCCTTCTTCATGAATCTGAACACCCATCTCTTCCATTTTTGCGATCAAAGGACGTAAGTGTTCTGCGATAGCATTTTCAATTAACACGTCACCTTGTGTAATTGCTGCAGCTACCATATAAGTTCCTGCTTCGATACGGTCTGGTACAACAGTATGCTCAGCACCAGCTAGCTCTTCTGCTCCTACGATGCGGATTGTGCCTGTACCTGCACCAATTACAGTAGCACCCATAGCATTTAGGTAGTTAGCTAAACAAACGATTTCTGGTTCTTTTGCTGCATTTTCAATAACGGTTGTTCCTTCAGCAAGTGTTGCTGCCATCATGATGTTCTCAGTAGCTCCTACACTTGGGAAGTCTAAATAAATTTTAGCGCCTTGCAAGCGGCCGTCGATTTTAGCTTCGATAAAGCCGTTGCCGATCTTTACTGTAGCACCCATTGCTTCGAAACCTTTAAGATGCTGATCGATCGGACGTGATCCGATTGCGCAACCTCCAGGAAGTGCAATACGAGATAGTCCTACACGAGCAAGCAAAGGTCCCATCACTAGGAATGATGCTCTCATTTTACGGACATACTCAAATGGTGCTTCTGTCTTTAATTCACTTGTAGCGTCTACATGGATCTGCCCATTTTCGAATGCTACATCAATATTTAAATAGCGTAATACTTCATTAATTGTAAAAACATCAGCAAGAGTGGGCACCTCTTTTATAGTACTCGTGCCTCTACTGGCTAAAATGGATGCTGCGATGACAGGAAGTACGGCATTCTTAGCTCCCTCAACTCGTACAGAGCCCTCTAACCGCCTACCACCACGGACAATGATTTTTTCCAACGATATTCCCCTCCGCGTCCAATTTGTATATTAATATTCAGACGTAATTATTGGTGTGCCAATTGTGACAGTAGTTTTACTGCCCAATTCTTCAGATCTTAACGCCACCTGAAGATTCATTTTATTTTGATGACCGGTATAAATCGCTTGTTCCCACTGTCCAGTATATGCAGATAGTGACACAAACGTCTCTTCCTTTAATTCCTCGACAGAAACTCCAGAAAAAGCTTGTACCAATTCATTTGCTTGCGAATACAAATCAACCACCATTTTATCACCGTATGTACCGGTAACACAAGAGAAAATTTTGGGATTTCCTCCTACAGAATCTTCAATACGGTCATCCAACAAGCGTCGAATTTCTTTCCAATTCTGATTTGTATTTACAAGTCCTTCAACCGCATAAATAAAATACGATGCAGTTTGTTCTTTTTGGGGGTATGTGATGATGGTCACCTTCTCAGTTAGACCTATTTCATCATGCTGAAACTTCCCGGTCATTTTGTAATGTCCGGCATCATCTTCACCTTCCGCCCAGCTAAATTCAGGATAATTACGCTTAAGCTCTTCTGCTTGTTTTAAATACCCTAGTCCTTTAGATGTAAAACCTAATTCTCCATTAAAATACATGGTCCATTTGTCAGGTTCTGCACCTTTTTCTTTTAAAACGTCTATTATATGTGCTACTTCATTTGTTTTATCGTCTTTTGCGTATCCAGATGAAACCATAATAATAAGCAAAATTGCTGTAATCGTCATTGTCCATTTTTTCATTCCCCAGCACATCCTCTCTATTTCTCATTGTTGCCAAAGAGAGAAAGGATATCCGTGGAACTTGTAGTCATATTCCGACAATTCCGTTAATGGAATTGTAACTCGGAATTAACCAAATAATTGACTAAGATTGGTGGAATACTGTAGATACTTCAAAAAGAAATCACTGGCTAGACTTGCAAGACTGATGACCATTAAAATGTAGAGCACTCTAGCCTGCATAACTTTGCCTTTTTTGATCCATTTGTCAAAGTGAATCGCCTGCATTGCCCACCAAGCAATAACAAGAAATAATAAATGTACGATTATATGTAATAAAGCCTGTTGTCCTACTGGAATCATAATTCAACTTACCCCCTATTACATATTTCGACAACTTTAAGCATAATTCTTTCTTCTCATTAAAAAAAGATACTTTATCCCTACTTTTGCCTTATGAAAGCCCTTACTTTTCAAGTGTTCAAAAAGTTGTAACGATTATTTAATTTTAAAATTTTACTTCCTCATATATAGTCGTATAAAAATGGTACAGGTTACGGTAGTTTCGGCTCATTTTTGAATCATTTTCATATAAGAAAAGTGCCGTTCCTTTTGAGGGAAACATCTTGTTTGATAGTCCGTACTGGGCGCACAGATAAATCGCTAAAAAACTGCACAACTCAGAATTCCTGGCTTAATTCAAATAATCCCACGTTAATTGGATTTTTCCCACGCTTAGCTCAATTAATTCCACGTTAAATGAAAAATAACCACAAGTCGACAAACTCAGGTTTAAACACTGCTAAACATCAATCCACCGGCTGCAATAAAAAAAGCCCGCTAAGGTTAACAAGCAACCTTAACGAGCTGATGGTTAATGATCATGCGTATGAGTATCAACCGCTTCGATATTCATGAAAAACTCATTAATATCGAAGTTTCCGTAAAAGAAATCCAGTGCGAGATCTGGCATTACACCAAGGATGACCGTCGATACCGCGCAAAATGCGAGTACCGCTGCCAAGCCGGATGGCACTGCAACCTTCGCCCCTTCACCATCCCGGAAAAACATAACCGCGATGACATTAAAGTAGTACACATATGAGACTAGCGTGGTTGCCATCATGACGGCTGCGAGCCAATAATGAGCCGGCTCCAGGCCAAGCGCTCCCATAAAGATTCCGAACTTCCCGACGAATCCAGCGGTGATTGGTATCCCTGCCAGTGATAAAAGAAAGAACGTCATCGGTACAGCTAGCCACGGTGATCGTTTAAACAATCCGCGGAAAATACTAATGTCGTTTGATTTTTCCTGAGCGGTTAAAACTTGAATTATGGTAAAGGCACCGATATTCATAAACAAGTAAGCCAAAAGATAAAACCAGATTAGTTCAAATAAAAGCGACGAATTTGATACAAATGGAACGAGGATATAACCAGCTTGGGCAATGGACGAGTAGGCGAACATCCGCTTAATATTTCTCTGTCTCAGTGCCGTTACGTTCCCGATGATCATTGTAGCAGCTGCCAGAATCATGACATAAGGCTGAACTTCCAGCAGCAATGATTCACTATCGATTCCAGGAGCTGCGATAAAAGTAATGATGATAAAACGCAGCAAGATCACAAATCCTGCTGTTTTTGAAACAACGCTTAAAAATGCTGTGACCGGAACTGGTGCTCCTTCGTACACATCTGGCGCCCACATGTGAAGAGGTGCTGCTGCAATTTTAAACGTAAGTCCCGCAAACGTGATAAGGAATGCAAACATCAATAGAAATCCGTGCTTCAATAATTCTGGGTCCTGCATATTTTGAGCGATCAAGAACAGGTTCGTTTCACCTGTCAGACCGAAAACATAACTCATTCCGAACAAGGTGATCGCCGTTGCAATTCCGCCAGAAACCACATATTTAAACGCTGACTCATTGCTCCGTTTATTGCGTCTTTCAAGCCCTGCCATGATATAAGAAGCAAGAGAGAGAAGCTCAAGACCGACGAACAAGGTGATTAAGTCTGCGCTTGAAGCCATCATCATTGCCCCTAATAGAGCAGACAGCAGCAAATAATAGAATTCTCCGCGGTTCTCTTCAATGTCTTCCTTC
This genomic interval carries:
- a CDS encoding M4 family metallopeptidase, with amino-acid sequence MNTKRFAALGLALGLAVSPLAGGQASADSPVNVLSTKQFNSFMGTPSFVSGKLSEATSKSAKDVVLTYIQKESQTFKLGSQKAGEAFSVKSVTKDELGRQMVRLQQTYKGVPVWGSTQVAHVNDKGELLVFSGTVVPNLQDKPGLGFGKKITASKAVEAAVADLGFTPEYEADPTSDLVVYTQGDEAAYAYLVNLNFLSPEPGNYNYFVDAKTGKILNSYNDLDEANGGHKAPPGGGGGTLVGTDAVGSGTGVLGDTKSLNTLLSNGTYYLQDNTRGNGVFTYDAKNRQQLPGSLWADADNQFNASYDRAAVDAHVYAGATYDYYKEVFNRNSYDNNGAALKSSVHYGRNYNNAFWNGQQMVYGDGDGTTFVSLSGGLDVVAHELTHAVTDFSSDLIYQNESGALNEAMSDIFGTLVEHHENNNPDYEIGEDIYTPGTNGDALRSMSDPTKYNDPDHYSVRYTGTGDNGGVHINSGIINKAAYLLAIGGTHYGVTVPAIGNDKVGAIYYRANTVYLTASSNFSQARAALVQAAADLYGATSAEVNAVKKSYDAVGVN
- a CDS encoding lmo0937 family membrane protein is translated as MLWTIAAILLVLWLLGFLFDVAGGIIHILLVIAVIVFLLNFFKGRKMK
- the murA gene encoding UDP-N-acetylglucosamine 1-carboxyvinyltransferase — encoded protein: MEKIIVRGGRRLEGSVRVEGAKNAVLPVIAASILASRGTSTIKEVPTLADVFTINEVLRYLNIDVAFENGQIHVDATSELKTEAPFEYVRKMRASFLVMGPLLARVGLSRIALPGGCAIGSRPIDQHLKGFEAMGATVKIGNGFIEAKIDGRLQGAKIYLDFPSVGATENIMMAATLAEGTTVIENAAKEPEIVCLANYLNAMGATVIGAGTGTIRIVGAEELAGAEHTVVPDRIEAGTYMVAAAITQGDVLIENAIAEHLRPLIAKMEEMGVQIHEEGQGLRVRGPRELKPVDIKTMPHPGFPTDLQSQMMALLLRANGTSVITETVFENRFMHVEEFRRMNGDIKIEGRSSVINGPVNLQGAEVASTDLRAGAALVLAGLVAEGYTRVTELKHIDRGYVDFTGKLAALGADIERVNEGVETTPAKEQSLKSNLA
- a CDS encoding YwmB family TATA-box binding protein, giving the protein MKKWTMTITAILLIIMVSSGYAKDDKTNEVAHIIDVLKEKGAEPDKWTMYFNGELGFTSKGLGYLKQAEELKRNYPEFSWAEGEDDAGHYKMTGKFQHDEIGLTEKVTIITYPQKEQTASYFIYAVEGLVNTNQNWKEIRRLLDDRIEDSVGGNPKIFSCVTGTYGDKMVVDLYSQANELVQAFSGVSVEELKEETFVSLSAYTGQWEQAIYTGHQNKMNLQVALRSEELGSKTTVTIGTPIITSEY
- a CDS encoding DUF1146 family protein, whose product is MIPVGQQALLHIIVHLLFLVIAWWAMQAIHFDKWIKKGKVMQARVLYILMVISLASLASDFFLKYLQYSTNLSQLFG
- the nuoN gene encoding NADH-quinone oxidoreductase subunit NuoN, with the protein product MDLDTLLSFKWSVMAPEFIILGVATLLSVIDLFMKKESSRKPLAWLAGAGVLGALAAIFMQLDTEVTSILYDTYRLDSFSKAFKILLLLGTLLVLVLAASYKKEDIEENRGEFYYLLLSALLGAMMMASSADLITLFVGLELLSLASYIMAGLERRNKRSNESAFKYVVSGGIATAITLFGMSYVFGLTGETNLFLIAQNMQDPELLKHGFLLMFAFLITFAGLTFKIAAAPLHMWAPDVYEGAPVPVTAFLSVVSKTAGFVILLRFIIITFIAAPGIDSESLLLEVQPYVMILAAATMIIGNVTALRQRNIKRMFAYSSIAQAGYILVPFVSNSSLLFELIWFYLLAYLFMNIGAFTIIQVLTAQEKSNDISIFRGLFKRSPWLAVPMTFFLLSLAGIPITAGFVGKFGIFMGALGLEPAHYWLAAVMMATTLVSYVYYFNVIAVMFFRDGEGAKVAVPSGLAAVLAFCAVSTVILGVMPDLALDFFYGNFDINEFFMNIEAVDTHTHDH